A single Lactuca sativa cultivar Salinas chromosome 8, Lsat_Salinas_v11, whole genome shotgun sequence DNA region contains:
- the LOC111877831 gene encoding uncharacterized protein LOC111877831 yields the protein MDLLFNAYSTNTDEDEENEKHPPPPFKRAKPELPHTSINFDHGKHISTESSISGRYISKRERALMASAPPQIPNPDPPSSSACSPVQGSILDSSIRKDILSSLRNPKGGGNANSERKSTALIGHTKAVNALQWSNSHCHLLASCGMDSSINIWNVWSNEQKKARVLNVHSAAVKDIKWCEKGFSLLSCGYDCTSRLIDVEKGIETRVFKEDQVIGVVKFHPNNSNLFLSGGSKGVIRLWDIRTGNVVNQFSRGLGPILDVEFMNDTKQFISSSDESKSNVSENSIIVWDVSRQLPLSNQIYVEAYTCPCIRHHPYDPYFVAQSNGNYIAIFSSKSPFRLDKYKRYESHFVSGFPIKCNFSTDGKKLASASSDGFIYIYNTKSCHLINKIKAYEQACVDVAFHPILSNVIASCSWNGEISVFE from the exons ATGGATCTACTCTTCAATGCTTACTCCACTAAtacagatgaagatgaagaaaatgAAAAACATCCACCTCCTCCCTTCAAACGAGCTAAACCTGAACTCCCACATACATCCATCAATTTTGATCATGGAAAACATATTTCCACGGAATCTTCAATTTCAGGAAGATACATTTCAAAGCGTGAACGTGCACTCATGGCTTCAGCTCCTCCTCAAATTCCCAATCCAGACCCCCCATCTTCCTCAGCCTGTTCACCTG TTCAAGGAAGCATCTTGGATTCTTCCATAAGAAAAGACATTTTGTCATCGTTAAGGAATCCAAAAGGAGGAGGCAATGCGAATTCTGAGAGGAAGTCCACAGCTCTTATCGGCCATACAAAAGCTGTGAATGCTCTACAATGGTCAAACAGTCATT GTCATCTTCTTGCATCGTGTGGTATGGATTCTTCCATAAACATATGGAACGTTTGGAGCAATGAACAGAAGAAAGCACGGGTATTAAACGTTCATAGTGCAGCTGTGAAAGACATCAAGTGGTGTGAGAAAGGATTTTCTTTGCTTTCTTGTGGATATGATTGCACATCAAGATTGATAGATGTTGAAAAAGGGATAGAAACTCGGGTGTTTAAAGAGGATCAGGTTATTGGGGTTGTTAAATTTCATCCTAACAACTCCAACCTGTTTTTGTCCGGAGGATCAAAAGGTGTGATTCGTTTATGGGATATTAGAACTGGAAATGTGGTAAATCAATTTTCTCGAGGTCTTGGCCCAATTCTTGATGTGGAATTTATGAATGATACAAAACAGTTTATTTCTTCTAGTGATGAATCAAAAAGCAATGTTAGTGAGAATTCTATCATTGTTTGGGATGTTTCTCGACAACTTCCTCTATCCAATCAG ATCTATGTGGAAGCGTATACGTGTCCATGTATACGACATCATCCATACGACCCGTATTTTGTGGCACAATCAAATGGAAATTACATTGCAATATTTTCTTCCAAATCTCCATTTCGGCTCGATAAATACAAAAGATATGAAAGTCATTTTGTTTCTGGTTTTCCCATCAAATGCAATTTCAGTACAGATGGGAAAAAACTTGCGTCTGCTTCTTCGGATGGTTTTATTTACATATATAACACCAAGTCATGCCACCTCATCAACAAAATCAAAGCTTATGAACAAGCGTGTGTAGATGTTGCATTTCATCCCATTTTGTCTAATGTAATCGCTTCTTGCAGTTGGAATGGGGAAATATCAGTTTTTGAATAA